The following proteins come from a genomic window of Sesamum indicum cultivar Zhongzhi No. 13 linkage group LG10, S_indicum_v1.0, whole genome shotgun sequence:
- the LOC105172454 gene encoding uncharacterized protein LOC105172454: MGSEGPTPAVTVHVTGFKKFHGVAENPTEKIVSNLQDYMNKRGLPKGLVLGSCTVLETAGQGAIVPLYQTLQSAVSRDTTASNSGTVIWVHFGVNSGATRFAIEHQAVNEATFRCPDEMGWKPQKVPIVPADGGISRLRETSLPVEDVTKSLAKMGYEVTTSDDAGRFVCNYVYYHSLRFAEQNGVKSLFVHVPLFLTIDEETQMRFAASLLEVLASLH; encoded by the exons ATGGGATCCGAAGGGCCTACACCTGCGGTTACCGTCCATGTAACAGGATTTAAAAAGTTTCATGGAGTTGCAGAAAATCCAACTGAGAAAATTGTCAGTAATCTCCAAGATTACATGAATAAAAGGGGTCTACCAAAAGGGCTCGTCCTTGGTAGTTGCACAGTTCTTGAAACTGCAGGACAAGGAGCTATTGTTCCCTTATACCAAACGTTACAATCTGCCGTTAGCAGGGATACTACTGCATCAAATTCAGGCACAGTCATTTGG GTTCATTTTGGGGTCAATAGCGGAGCAACAAGATTCGCTATAGAGCATCAAGCTGTCAACGAAGCTACATTCCGTTGCCCTGATGAGATGGGGTGGAAGCCTCAG AAAGTTCCAATTGTTCCAGCAGATGGTGGGATTTCACGATTACGAGAG ACTTCCCTTCCTGTTGAGGACGTCACCAAGTCATTGGCAAAAATGGGCTATGAAGTGACGACCTCAGATGATGCTGGCCGGTTCGTCTGCAACTATGTATACTATCATTCGTTGCGTTTTGCGGAGCAGAATGGAGTGAAATCGCTATTTGTACATGTTCCTCTCTTCTTGACGATAGACGAGGAGACGCAAATGCGGTTTGCTGCTTCGTTGTTGGAGGTACTTGCCTCTTTACATTAG